A section of the Stenotrophomonas acidaminiphila genome encodes:
- a CDS encoding thiol:disulfide interchange protein DsbG produces MTRSRPLLFLLSATLLAPVACARDGGATPPASPPAGTPAAAEPEVVKTLRGQGVEFMGTFDTPVGLTGYAGVAGQRPLAVYVSSDGQHAIVGTLVNAKGEDVGAARLKALVSGPMGAKLWQRVEASHWVADGKADAPRIVYAFSDPNCPYCNRFWEAARPWVESGKVQIRQILVGVIREDSANKAAAILGAASPEQALQQNERDFSRGGIKGVAKVPAAIEAKLRDNELAMLELGFQGTPGIVFKDADGSVQTRSGLPQGDDLQAVLGPR; encoded by the coding sequence ATGACCCGTTCCCGTCCGCTCCTGTTCCTGCTCTCGGCCACATTGCTGGCGCCGGTTGCCTGTGCCCGCGACGGCGGTGCCACGCCACCGGCATCCCCGCCGGCAGGCACCCCCGCCGCCGCCGAGCCGGAGGTGGTCAAGACCCTGCGCGGGCAGGGCGTGGAGTTCATGGGCACGTTCGATACGCCGGTGGGATTGACCGGCTACGCCGGCGTCGCCGGGCAGCGGCCGTTGGCGGTGTACGTGTCCAGCGACGGGCAGCATGCGATCGTCGGCACCTTGGTCAATGCCAAGGGCGAAGACGTCGGTGCCGCCAGGCTCAAGGCGCTGGTGTCCGGGCCGATGGGCGCCAAGCTGTGGCAGCGGGTCGAGGCCAGCCACTGGGTGGCCGACGGCAAGGCCGACGCGCCACGCATCGTGTACGCCTTCAGCGACCCCAACTGCCCGTACTGCAACCGCTTCTGGGAAGCGGCGCGGCCGTGGGTGGAATCGGGCAAGGTGCAGATCCGGCAGATCCTGGTGGGCGTGATCCGCGAGGACAGCGCCAACAAGGCCGCGGCGATCCTCGGCGCGGCGTCGCCGGAGCAGGCGCTGCAGCAGAACGAACGCGACTTTTCCCGCGGCGGGATCAAGGGCGTGGCCAAGGTGCCGGCCGCGATCGAGGCCAAGCTGCGCGACAACGAACTGGCGATGCTGGAGCTCGGGTTCCAGGGCACGCCGGGCATCGTGTT